The Williamsia sp. DF01-3 genome has a window encoding:
- a CDS encoding LLM class flavin-dependent oxidoreductase produces MPITKSSAVELGLDTFGDRTAGPDGEPLSYDQVIRDVVAEGVLADKVGLDFFGVGEHHREDFAVSAPEVVLAAIAAKTDSIRLGTAVTVLSSDDPIRVYQRFATLDAISGGRAEVILGRGSFTESFPLFGYDLAQYEELFSEKLDLFAELRSEGPITWNGGHRAPLTGQEVFPKTAKGGLTTWIGVGGSPESVVRAARYGIPLVLAIIGGEPARFEPFVDLYHRALTEFGHSELPVAMHSPGHVSDSDEQAREELWPHYRDQMNRIGRERGWPATTRGQFEQAAGPDGSLYVGSPDTVAAKIIQNVRALKVTRFDMKYGNGTLSHEAKMRSIELYGEKVAPIVREALSDQR; encoded by the coding sequence ATGCCCATAACAAAATCGTCGGCCGTGGAACTCGGCCTGGACACATTCGGCGATCGCACTGCCGGTCCGGATGGTGAACCACTCTCGTACGACCAGGTCATCCGTGATGTGGTCGCAGAAGGGGTCCTCGCCGACAAGGTGGGGTTGGACTTTTTCGGTGTCGGTGAGCATCACCGAGAGGATTTCGCCGTCTCAGCGCCTGAGGTGGTCTTGGCCGCAATTGCGGCCAAGACAGACTCCATCCGTCTGGGAACAGCTGTGACCGTACTGAGCTCAGATGATCCGATCCGCGTGTACCAGCGCTTCGCCACTCTCGACGCGATCTCCGGTGGCCGGGCGGAGGTCATCCTGGGGCGCGGCTCGTTCACCGAATCGTTCCCGTTGTTCGGCTACGACCTCGCGCAGTACGAGGAGTTGTTCTCCGAGAAACTGGATCTGTTCGCCGAGCTGCGATCAGAGGGCCCGATCACCTGGAACGGTGGGCACCGGGCGCCCCTGACCGGCCAGGAGGTGTTCCCGAAAACCGCGAAGGGAGGGTTGACCACCTGGATCGGTGTCGGTGGCTCGCCGGAGTCGGTGGTACGCGCGGCGCGATACGGAATACCGTTGGTGCTGGCCATCATCGGCGGTGAACCGGCCCGGTTCGAACCGTTCGTCGACCTCTACCATCGGGCGCTGACCGAGTTCGGGCATTCCGAGTTGCCGGTGGCAATGCACTCGCCGGGTCATGTCTCCGACAGTGACGAACAGGCCCGTGAAGAACTGTGGCCCCATTACCGCGATCAGATGAACCGGATCGGCCGGGAACGAGGATGGCCGGCGACGACACGCGGTCAGTTCGAGCAGGCGGCAGGCCCGGACGGTTCGTTGTATGTGGGTTCCCCGGACACCGTTGCTGCGAAGATCATTCAGAATGTGCGGGCACTGAAGGTCACCCGTTTCGACATGAAGTACGGCAACGGCACCCTGTCCCATGAAGCCAAGATGCGAAGCATCGAACTGTACGGCGAGAAGGTCGCCCCGATTGTTCGCGAGGCCTTGTCCGATCAGAGGTAA